A single Numenius arquata chromosome 1, bNumArq3.hap1.1, whole genome shotgun sequence DNA region contains:
- the LOC141471481 gene encoding homeobox protein NANOG-like codes for MCAHLALPPYQAHPSGTGMGYVEFYWNSTGEAGHASTSTGTAGATSASQSPEAGGKRQTAEASPTSSSSGNFSQFTPDSATSPHSASSSPQPRAKSQKGREDGMEEVRKAKSRTAFSKEQLQTLHQRFQSQKYLSPQQIRELAATLGLTYKQVKTWFQNRRMKLKRCQKHSLWTERAQCLTQSGFQTSTYLDVHPKFHQGYPVTAASNIQAMPPPRQQYGTGQNTYTIVTSEDGGVFGKGGGTCSVQQTVGFIAQHKVDFYHSCPGSVEYPGTKTSDGCNFHHSATMGAPFPTTAGHHLYHS; via the exons ATGTGTGCACACTTGGCTCTGCCCCCCTACCAGGCTCACCCCAGCGGGACTGGCATGGGTTATGTGGAGTTCTACTGGAACTCGACGGGGGAGGCAGGACATGCCTCCACTTCGACTGGGACAGCGGGAGCCACCAGTGCCAGTCAGTCTCcggaggcaggagggaagaggcagaCGGCAG aagcatCCCCAACGTCATCCAGTTCTGGGAATTTCAGCCAATTCACACCAGATTCAGCCACCAGTCCACATTCAGCATCCTCATCCCCACAGCCTAGGGCTAAGTCACAGAAGGGCAGAGAAGATGGCATggaggaggtcaggaaggccaagagCCGAACAGCTTTCTCCAAGGAGCAGCTGCAAACCCTGCACCAGCGGTTCCAGAGCCAGAAGTACCTCAGCCCACAGCAGATCCGGGAGCTGGCTGCTACCCTGGGGCTCACCTACAAGCAG GTGAAGACCTGGTTCCAGAACCGGAGGATGAAGCTGAAAAGGTGCCAGAAGCACAGCCTGTGGACGGAACGGGCTCAGTGCCTCACACAA AGTGGCTTCCAGACAAGTACTTACTTGGATGTGCACCCCAAATTCCACCAGGGCTACCCAGTCACTGCAGCCAGCAACATCCAAGCTATGCCTCCCCCTCGTCAGCAGTATGGAACAGGGCAGAACACGTACACCATTGTGACCAGCGAGGATGGAGGAGTCTTTGGCAAAGGTGGGGGCACCTGCAGCGTTCAGCAGACAGTGGGCTTCATTGCCCAGCACAAAGTAGACTTTTACCACAGCTGTCCTGGCAGTGTGGAATATCCGGGCACAAAGACAAGTGACGGCTGTAACTTTCACCACTCAGCCACCATGGGGGCTCCTTTCCCAACCACTGCTGGCCATCATCTCTATCATTCCTAA
- the LOC141471438 gene encoding homeobox protein NANOG-like, whose translation MSAHLAMPPYLPYPGAVRYGDYYWLSPGSMDGVPAEEAPAADALPFPAAEKTPTSHTDVSPASSSSGTLIQYTPDSATSPTAECPSPHPPFQKAKEEGEGVVKKAKSRTAFSQQQLQILHQRFQSQKYLSPQQIRELAAALGLTYKQVKTWFQNQRMKFKRCQKESQWVEKGVYLPQNGFHQAAYLDITPPFHQGFPVCASRNLQAVTNVHQAYSSGQTCGNGQSLYSFMAVEDEGLFGKGGTSCNTQQAVGLLSQQMNFYHGYPADVDYGSLESEDTYSFQSTSDNVTPFSSSPVRHQYQASWHPLGTQSGYES comes from the exons ATGAGTGCCCACCTGGCCATGCCACCCTACTTGCCCTACCCCGGGGCGGTCAGGTATGGGGACTATTACTGGCTCTCCCCAGGCAGCATGGACGGCGTGCCCGCCGAGGAGGCTCCGGCGGCGgatgccctccccttccccgcggCGGAGAAGACGCCCACCAGCCACACAG atGTCTCCCcggcttcctccagctctgggacacTCATCCAGTACACCCCCGACTCTGCCACTAGCCCCACCGCAGAGTGcccatctccccatccccctTTCCAGAAGGCCAAGGAGGAAGGTGAGGGTGTGGTGAAGAAGGCCAAGAGCCGCACAgccttctcccagcagcagctgcaaattCTGCACCAGCGGTTCCAGAGCCAGAAGTACCTCAGCCCACAGCAGATCCGGGAGCTGGCTGCCGCCCTGGGGCTCACCTACAAGCAG GTGAAAACATGGTTTCAGAATCAACGGATGAAATTTAAACGTTGCCAGAAGGAAAGCCAATGGGTAGAAAAAGGAGTGTATCTACCACAG AATGGGTTTCATCAGGCTGCGTACCTGGACATAACCCCCCCGTTTCACCAGGGCTTCCCTGTCTGTGCCAGCAGAAACCTTCAGGCTGTGACCAACGTGCACCAGGCTTACAGCAGTGGCCAGACTTGCGGGAATGGGCAGAGCCTGTACTCGTTCATGGCTGTGGAGGATGAGGGGCTCTTTGGAAAAGGTGGGACAAGCTGCAATACCCAGCAAGCCGTGGGTTTATTAAGCCAGCAGATGAACTTCTATCATGGCTACCCTGCTGATGTGGATTATGGCAGTCTGGAGTCAGAAGACACCTACAGCTTCCAGAGCACCTCTGATAATGTCACACCGTTCTCGAGCTCTCCTGTACGGCATCAGTACCAGGCCTCTTGGCATCCCCTTGGGACCCAGAGTGGTTATGAGTCTTAG